The following coding sequences are from one Aliarcobacter skirrowii CCUG 10374 window:
- a CDS encoding restriction endonuclease, producing MFYNIEDEELKAKYIEYLKLTGSLSRLFSDSLAPYLYYRAAENIFCLGFEAENLSRSDISIDAKKKNIGFGLKTFLHGNGKTFQKVAEFNAIRNEYANKSDREIIDFISQARNKRLDICLEGYGVDSLIYHCLTRSDNLISIYEFPMDKVQIDGIKKIVRNKNTIQFEDGINEYSFNLSKSTLYKRFICKDSLEDIKVDILENPFEVLANLSVSQSSILKEVSTYPFIYLPLYAPSSKDLEPGVASGVNQWNAGGRDRNQDELYIPVPAWIHKKFEGFFPDNNYDKFELELPDGQILNAKMCQSGQKGLMSNPNKALGKWVLRDVLKVPVGTLVDRKYLDMIGIDSVIVFKISDTKYKIDFASTGKFEEFKDTHEN from the coding sequence TTGTTTTATAATATTGAAGATGAAGAATTAAAAGCTAAATATATAGAATATTTGAAACTAACAGGCTCTTTATCAAGACTATTTTCAGATAGTTTAGCACCTTATTTGTACTATCGTGCTGCTGAAAATATATTTTGCTTAGGATTTGAAGCAGAAAATTTATCTAGATCTGATATTTCAATAGATGCAAAGAAAAAAAATATTGGATTTGGATTAAAAACTTTTCTTCATGGAAATGGAAAAACATTTCAAAAAGTTGCAGAATTTAATGCGATTAGAAATGAATATGCAAATAAATCAGATAGGGAAATAATAGATTTTATTTCTCAAGCTAGAAATAAAAGATTAGATATCTGTTTAGAAGGATATGGAGTTGATAGTTTAATATATCATTGTTTAACTAGAAGTGATAATTTAATATCTATATATGAATTTCCTATGGACAAAGTTCAAATAGATGGCATTAAAAAGATTGTTAGAAATAAAAATACAATTCAATTTGAAGATGGGATAAATGAGTACTCTTTTAATCTTTCAAAAAGCACTCTATATAAAAGATTTATTTGTAAAGATAGCTTAGAAGATATAAAAGTAGATATTTTAGAAAATCCATTTGAAGTATTAGCAAATTTAAGTGTTTCACAATCATCTATTTTAAAAGAAGTAAGTACTTATCCTTTTATCTATTTACCTTTATATGCTCCAAGTTCAAAAGATTTAGAACCAGGAGTTGCAAGTGGTGTAAATCAATGGAATGCAGGTGGACGAGATAGAAACCAAGATGAATTATATATTCCAGTTCCTGCATGGATACATAAAAAGTTTGAAGGATTTTTCCCTGATAACAATTATGATAAATTTGAATTAGAATTACCAGATGGACAAATATTAAATGCAAAAATGTGTCAATCTGGACAAAAAGGTCTTATGTCAAATCCAAATAAAGCTTTAGGTAAATGGGTTTTAAGAGATGTACTTAAAGTACCAGTTGGAACTTTAGTAGATAGAAAATATCTTGATATGATAGGGATAGATTCAGTTATAGTATTTAAAATATCAGATACTAAATATAAGATAGATTTTGCTTCTACAGGTAAATTTGAAGAATTTAAGGATACCCATGAAAATTGA
- a CDS encoding DNA cytosine methyltransferase, whose amino-acid sequence MDFKIFSTFTGAGGLDIGFHGDFDFLGKYFPKLPFTTEYALEYNKDAINSLDKNKKYFKNTKLLHKDITENIEKEILKYKPNEYDIFLGGFPCVTFSVVGKQEGIKNDKDGQLYESFAKYVERLQPKVFIAENVKGILSANKGEAVKIIKKRFELDGYKLKIFLVNFADFGVPQLRERVLFIGIRNDIKTEFIPPEFTHKNNHITSKEAFKNLPKNCVHTQHLKVSEKVVERLKLIPQGKNFKAVENTPYAVKGLMSNIYRRLHEDEPAYTVIASGGGGTWGYHFKENRPLTNRERARLQSFPDDYNFQGSTTEVRRQIGNAVPPVGIYPFAQRITSLLKGETPQYNPNNCIKEYDVELKKFI is encoded by the coding sequence TTGGATTTTAAAATATTTTCTACATTTACAGGTGCTGGTGGTTTAGACATAGGATTTCATGGAGATTTTGATTTTTTAGGTAAATATTTTCCAAAATTACCATTTACTACAGAGTATGCACTTGAATATAATAAAGATGCTATTAATTCATTAGATAAAAATAAAAAATATTTTAAAAATACAAAATTACTACATAAAGATATTACTGAAAATATAGAGAAAGAAATTCTAAAGTATAAACCTAATGAATATGATATTTTTTTAGGAGGTTTTCCTTGCGTTACATTCTCTGTTGTTGGAAAACAAGAAGGAATAAAAAATGACAAAGATGGACAACTTTATGAAAGCTTTGCAAAATATGTAGAGCGATTACAACCAAAAGTTTTTATCGCTGAAAATGTAAAAGGAATATTATCAGCAAATAAAGGTGAAGCAGTAAAAATTATTAAAAAAAGATTTGAATTAGATGGATATAAATTAAAAATATTTTTAGTAAACTTCGCAGATTTTGGTGTTCCACAACTAAGAGAAAGAGTACTTTTTATTGGTATTAGAAATGATATAAAAACTGAATTTATTCCACCTGAATTTACACATAAAAATAATCATATTACTTCAAAAGAAGCTTTTAAAAATTTACCTAAAAATTGTGTCCATACTCAACATTTAAAAGTAAGTGAAAAGGTAGTAGAAAGATTAAAACTTATTCCTCAAGGAAAAAACTTTAAAGCTGTAGAAAATACTCCATATGCTGTAAAAGGTTTAATGTCAAATATTTATAGAAGATTACATGAAGATGAACCGGCATATACTGTTATTGCATCTGGTGGTGGTGGAACATGGGGATATCATTTTAAAGAAAATCGTCCTTTAACAAATAGGGAAAGAGCTAGATTACAAAGTTTTCCAGATGATTATAATTTTCAAGGAAGTACAACAGAAGTTAGAAGACAAATAGGAAATGCTGTTCCTCCAGTAGGTATTTATCCATTTGCACAAAGAATTACAAGCTTACTAAAAGGTGAAACTCCTCAATACAATCCAAACAATTGTATTAAAGAGTATGATGTAGAGTTAAAAAAGTTTATTTAA